The Moorella glycerini genomic interval CCGTGGGTGGGGGGGCTCCCATTTCCGTCCAGTCCATGACCAATACTGACACCCGGGATGTCGCCGCTACTGTCACCCAGATCCAGAGGCTGGCCCGGGCCGGCTGCGAAATAGTCCGCCTGGCCGTACCGGATCAAGAGGCAGCAGCAGCTCTGGCCAGGCTCAAAGCCCAGGTGGATATCCCCATCATCGCCGATATTCATTTTGACTACCGCCTGGCCCTGGCCGCCCTGGCAGCCGGGGTGGACGGCCTGCGCCTGAATCCTGGCAATATTGGCGGGCCCGGTCGGGTGAAGGCTGTAGTCAAAGAGGCGGCTGCCCGGCGGGTACCCATCCGCATCGGCGTCAATGCCGGCTCCCTGGAGAAGGAGGCCATGGCCGCCCATGGCGGGGTAACGGCTGCGGCCATGGTGGCCAGTGCCCTGAAACATATCCGGCTGCTGGAAGACCTGGATTTCTATGACATGAAAATTTCCTTGAAAGCTGCGGAAGTACCCTTAATGCTGGAGGCCTACCGCCAGCTGGCCGGGCAGGTTGATTATCCCCTGCACCTGGGGGTGACGGAAGCCGGCCGGGGAGTGGAAGGGGCCGTCAAATCAGCGGTGGGGATTGGCATTTTACTTAACGAAGGAATAGGCGACACCATCCGGGTATCATTGACCGGCGACCCGGTGCAGGAGGTAGTGGCCGGTTTTGCCATCTTACGTTCCCTGGGATTGCGCCGGCGGGGCATCGAGCTTATTTCCTGCCCCACCTGCGGCCGTTGCCAGGTAGACGTGGAAGGGGTGGCAGGCCGGGTGCAGCAAGACTTGCAGGATGTGGCCAGACCCCTGAAAGTAGCCATTATGGGTTGTGCCGTCAACGGCCCCGGCGAGGCCCGCCAGGCCGATGTCGGTGTTGCCGGCGGTCCCGGCTTTGGCCTTCTTTTTCGCCATGGCCGTCCCGTCCGCAAGGTCAAGGCAGAGGATATGGCCCGGGCCCTTATTGAAGAAGTCAGGCGCCTGGCCGCAGAGGAAGAGGAGGGAGAGAATGCGCACGAGTGAATTACTGGCACCGACTTTAAGGGAAACGCCGGCCGAGGCCGAGATCGCCAGCCACCAGTTGTTACTGCGGGCCGGCTTTATTCGCAAGGCAGCAGCCGGGATCTATACCTATTTACCCCTGGGACGGCGGGTGCTGGCCAAACTGGAGCGGATCATCCGGGAGGAAATGGACCGGGCCGGCGGCCAGGAGGTGGTCCTGCCCATTATCCAGCCGGCCGAACTCTGGCAGGAAAGTGGCCGCTGGGAGGTTTACGGGGAGGAAATGTTCCGCCTCCGGGACCGGCACCAGCGCCAGTTTTGCCTGGGGCCCACCCACGAGGAGATTATCACCACCCTGGTACGGAGCGAAGTCAACTCCTATAAACAATTACCCCTGCTCTTGTACCAGATTCAAAATAAATACCGCGACGAGCGGCGCCCCCGTTTCGGGCTCCTCAGGGGGCGGGAATTTATCATGAAGGATCTCTATTCCTTTGACCGGGATCAGGAGGGGCTGAACCAGAGTTACGCCAAAATGTACCAGGCCTACAGCAATGTCTTTCGCCGCTGCGGCCTGGATTTCCGGCCGGTCCAGGCTGATACCGGCGCCATTGGCGGCAACTACAGCCATGAATTCATGGCCCTGGCGTCTACCGGGGAGGCGCTGCTGGTATACTGCCAGGAGTGCGACTATGCCGCCAACGTAGAAATTGCCGTGGCCAGGGCGCTGCCCAAACCTGGAGCGGAAACACCGGAGCCGCTTAAAGAAGTGGCTACGCCCGCCCAGAGGACGGTAGCCGAAGTCAGTACCTTCCTGGGGATCACCCCGGACAGGCTGATTAAAACCATTTTTTATGAGGCCGACGGGCAGCTGGTTGCCGCCCTGGTCCGGGGAGACCGGGAACTCAATGAAGTAAAGCTCCAGAATTACCTGGGCTGCCGGCACCTCGTCCTGGCTGACCCGGAGAAGGTGATGGCCGTTACCGGGGCGCCGGTAGGCTATGTTGGACCGGTAGGTTTAACAGGCGTGCCCCTTTACGCCGACCTGGAGATACCTTACCTGGTCAACGCTGTGGCTGGCGCCAACCGGGAAGGCTACCACCTGGTCAACGTCAATCCCGGCCGGGACTTTAAAGCGGAAGCCTTTGCCGACCTCCGCCAGGTGGAGGCCGGGGAGCCCTGTCCCCACTGCGGCGCCCCCTTAAGCCAGGCCCGGGGCATAGAAGTCGGGCAGGTTTTCCAGCTGGGAACCAAGTACAGCCAGCCCCTAGGTGCCACCTATACTGATGAGCAGGGCCAGGAGCACCCCATCGTTATGGGCTGCTACGGTATCGGGGTCAGCCGCACCATGGCCGCCGTCGTCGAACAGCACCATGATGAACACGGCATTATCTGGCCCCTGAGTCTTGCCCCTTACGAGGTAGTCGTTATCCCGGCCTCTTTAAAGGACGGCGGCCAGCAGCAAGTGGCCGAAGGCCTCTACAAAGAACTGCTGGCTGCCGGGGTGGAAGTGGTATTTGACGATCGCGACGAACGGGCCGGCATGAAATTTGTCGAAGCCGATCTTATAGGGTATCCCTTGCGCTTAACCATAGGCAAGAAAACCCTGGCCCAGGGTACGGTGGATGTCAGATGGCGGCATGCAGGGCAGGAAACAGCCCTGCCCCGGGAGGGCCTGGTACCCCGGCTAAGGGAGATGCTGGCCCGGGAGATGGCAAAGTACCGGTAAGGAATTGGGGTAAGGGTTGATGGCCATGACTGGCAGGGAAAATCTCTGGCAAGAATTGCTCCAGCAGGGGGCCGTGCGCAAGGTTGTAGTTGACCGCAAGAGCAGCAAGTGCTATCTTTCCCTCTGCCCTCCCTGCTCCCTGGAATCAGAGGATATTGCAGCTTACCGGCAGTTCCTGGCCCGGCAATTTCCCGGCTTTGAATTTATATTTAAAGTGCTGCAACCTTCACCCCCTGCCGACCTGGCAACCTTCTGCCGGGAACAGAAGGCCGCCATCCTGGAGGAGGTGGCCCGGCGGCTGGGTAATGGTACCTCGGCCTGGCTGGCCGGGGCGCGGCTGGAACCCGGTGCTGGGGTCCTGCAGCTGGTTGTACCGGTACCCCTGGCCATGGAGGCTTTAAGGTCCTGCCGGGGTGACAGGGTTTTGCAGGAAGTATTGCAGCAGCATGGCTACCAGGTGCAGGTGGAACTGGTCACCGACCGGGATTACCAGGAAGAACTGGCGGCCGTCTCCCGCCAGCTCCAGGAGCAGCGGCTGGTCCGGGTCAGGGAAGAAGCGGCCAACCGGGGAAAGGAAGACGGTCCGGCTAAAAAGGAAGGCGGGGAGAAAAAAGGGAACTGCCAGCAAACTACGGATAACTGCTTCCTCCTGGGCAAAAAGATTACGGCTCCCCTCCGGCCCCTGAAGGAGATCCAGGAAGAGGAAAAGCAGGTTGCCGTCCAGGGGGAAGTTTTGGAGTTTACGGCCCGGCAGTTGAAATCCGGGCGCTGGCTGGTGAGTTTTGATCTCACCGATTATACCGACTCCATCAGCGTGAAAGCCTTTGCCGATGCCGGTCCCCTGGCGGAGAACGGCCTGGCCATCGGAGAATGGGTGCAGGTGCAGGGCCCGGTCCAGTACGACCGCTACAGCCAGGAGCTGGTAATAATTGCCGACACCATCGCCCGGGGTGAGCGTCCCGGGCGCCAGGATACGGCGCCGGACAAAAGGGTGGAACTGCACCTCCATACCAAGATGAGCGCCATGGACGGCGTAACCGAGGTGGCGGCGGTGGTAAAACAGGCGGCCAGGTGGGGCCATGGAGCGGTAGCCATCACCGACCATGGTGTCCTCCAGGCCTTCCCGGCCGCCGCCGAGGCCGGGAGTAAATACGGCGTTAAGATCATCTACGGCCTGGAAGGCTACCTCTTTGACCAGGACGACCAGCCTCCCGACCGCCAGCAGACCTATCATATCATCTTGCTGGTGAAAAATAAGCAGGGATTAGAAAATCTATACCGCCTGGTCTCCCGGGCGCATCTGGATTATTTTTACCGCAAACCCAGGTTGCCGCGCCACCTGGTGCAGCAGTACCGCGAGGGACTCCTTTTAGGGACGGCCTGTGAGGCTGGGGAATTAATCAGGCATTACCTGGCCGGGGTCGACGCCGACCGCCTGGAGGAGATTGCCTCCTTTTATGATTTCCTGGAGATCCAGCCCCTGGCCAACAATGACTTTTTAATCCGGGAAGGTAAACTTGCCGATCGCCAGGCCCTGATGGACATGAACCGGCAAATTATCGCCCTGGGCCGGAAACTGCACAAACCGGTGGTGGCTACCGGTGACGTCCATTTCTTAAACCCGGAGGATGCCATCTACCGCCAGGTCCTCCTGGCTGGCCAGGGTTATGCCGACGAGGTCCAGGCCCCCCTCTACTACCGGACGACAGAGGAAATGCTGGCGGAATTCAGTTATCTTGATGCCGCAACGGCCCGCCAGGTGGTAATCACCAATCCCCGGCTCATCGCGGACCAGGTAGAAGAGTTAAAGCCCATCCCCGACGAATTTTACCCGCCGGAGATCCCCGGCGCCGAAGAAGAGCTAACCCGGATCGTTACCACCCGGGCCCATGACTGGTACGGCAACCCCCTGCCGGAACTTGTCCAGGCCCGCCTGGACAAGGAAATGCAATCCATTATCGGCCATGGCTTTGCCGTGCTGTATCTCATCGCCCACAGGCTGGTATTAAAATCCAACGAAGACGGCTACCTGGTAGGCTCGCGGGGATCGGTGGGTTCTTCCCTGGTGGCCACCCTGGCCGGGATTACGGAAGTAAACCCCCTGCCGCCCCATTACCGCTGCCCGGCCTGTCGCTACAGTGAGTTTGTTACCGACGGCAGCGTCAACTGCGGTGCCGACCTGCCGGCGAAAGATTGTCCCCGCTGTGGTACCAGGTTGTTAAAAGACGGCCACGACATCCCCTTTGAAGTCTTCCTGGGCTTTAAAGGCGATAAGGTACCGGATATTGATCTTAATTTTTCCGGAGAATACCAGCCCCGGGCGCACCAGTACGCCGAAGAGATCTTCGGCAAAGACCATGTTTTCCGGGCCGGGACCATAGCCACCCTGGCGGAGCGGACGGCTTTCGGTTTTGTACATAAATACCTGGAGGAGCGGGGCCTCAAGGCCCGCCAGGCGGAAATCAACCGCCTGGTCAAGGGGATTACCGGCGTCAAGAGGACCACCGGCCAGCACCCGGGGGGGCTGATGGTCGTCCCCCGGCGGGTGGATATCCACCTCTTTACACCCTTGCAACGCCCGGCCGACGATACCGGCAGCAATACCATCACCACCCATTTTGACTATGAAGCCATCAGCCACCGCCTGGTGAAGCTGGACCTCCTGGGCCATGACGACCCGACGGTTATAAAAATGCTGGAGGACCTTACCGGCGTCAACGCCCGGGAGATCCCCCTGGATGAGCCCCGGACCATGTCCCTTTTTGCCGGCGTCGAAGCCCTGGGGGTCCGGCCGGAAGACATCGGTGCCCAGGTCGGTACCCTGGGGATTCCTGAATTCGGCACCCGTTTTGTCCGCCAGATGCTGGAGGAAACCAGGCCCCGGACCTTTGCCGAGCTGGTGCGCATCAGCGGTTTCTCCCATGGTACTGATGTGTGGTTAAATAACGCCCAGGAGTTAATTAAAAGCGGCACGGCGAAACTCAGCGAGGCCATTTCCACCCGGGATGATATTATGAACTACCTCATGCAGCACGGGGTGGTGGCCGATATCGCCTTCCGGACCATGGAGGATGTGCGTAAAGGCAAGGGCGTCAAAAAAGAGTATGAAGAGGCCATGCGGGCGGCAGGAGTTCCCGAATGGTTCATCCAGTCCTGCAAAAAAATCAGCTATCTCTTTCCCAAGGCCCATGCCGTGGCCTACGTAACCATGGCCTTCCGCATCGCCTACTTTAAAGTCTATTACCCGGAGGCCTTCTACGCTTCCTTTTTCAGCATCCGCGCCGATGAATTCGATGCTGATATTGTAGCTGCCGGCCTGCCCCGTATCCAGGAGGAAATCGCCACCCTGGAGAAAAAGGGCAACGAGGCTACAGCCCGGGAGAAAAACATCCTGACCATCCTGGAAGTAGCCCGGGAAATGTATTGCCGGGGCATTACCATGGAGCGCATTGATTTGCAAAGATCGGCTGCTTATCGTTTCCAGGTGGGGAAGGGCAGGCTGTTACCACCCCTGGCGGCCCTGCCCGGGGTAGGCCAGGCGGCAGCCGAGGCCATCGTCCGCGCCCGCCAGGAACGGCCCTTTACCTCCCTGGAGGACCTCCAGCGCCGCAGCCGGGTGAGTAAAACGGTCATCGAAGCCCTGGAGAAACACGGCTCCCTGGCTGATCTACCTGCCTCCGACCAGCTGGTGTTTTTCGGGTAAGGCAACACTCCCTTCTTGCTGGGAGTGTTTTTATCTTATGTCGCATAAAGAGGACAACGGACGAAATATGTAAACGATAACAAAACTGTTAAGTGAGATAATTATAATAAGGCTAGATAAATCATAAAGAAAAGCCCGGTGACAATTCGAAACAAGATATATGAGAGGCAATAAACATATATGAGAAGCAATAAATGATGATTTATTTGGGAAAATGGTATACCGCATTATCCATATAGCAACGTCAAGAGAAAAAATTTCATACAAAAATTTTTCTCCGGCAGGAGGAATCTGAAAACAAATGGCGAATATAATCCATATAATAGTAAACGATTACATAATATATAGCAATTATAATGGCAACGTTTAAAAAAGGAAGGAAATATAGCAATGCCGACCATTAAAGATGTAGCCGCCAGGGCCGGTGTTTCCACC includes:
- the ispG gene encoding flavodoxin-dependent (E)-4-hydroxy-3-methylbut-2-enyl-diphosphate synthase yields the protein MSRRPSRQIRVGKVAVGGGAPISVQSMTNTDTRDVAATVTQIQRLARAGCEIVRLAVPDQEAAAALARLKAQVDIPIIADIHFDYRLALAALAAGVDGLRLNPGNIGGPGRVKAVVKEAAARRVPIRIGVNAGSLEKEAMAAHGGVTAAAMVASALKHIRLLEDLDFYDMKISLKAAEVPLMLEAYRQLAGQVDYPLHLGVTEAGRGVEGAVKSAVGIGILLNEGIGDTIRVSLTGDPVQEVVAGFAILRSLGLRRRGIELISCPTCGRCQVDVEGVAGRVQQDLQDVARPLKVAIMGCAVNGPGEARQADVGVAGGPGFGLLFRHGRPVRKVKAEDMARALIEEVRRLAAEEEEGENAHE
- a CDS encoding proline--tRNA ligase, whose product is MRTSELLAPTLRETPAEAEIASHQLLLRAGFIRKAAAGIYTYLPLGRRVLAKLERIIREEMDRAGGQEVVLPIIQPAELWQESGRWEVYGEEMFRLRDRHQRQFCLGPTHEEIITTLVRSEVNSYKQLPLLLYQIQNKYRDERRPRFGLLRGREFIMKDLYSFDRDQEGLNQSYAKMYQAYSNVFRRCGLDFRPVQADTGAIGGNYSHEFMALASTGEALLVYCQECDYAANVEIAVARALPKPGAETPEPLKEVATPAQRTVAEVSTFLGITPDRLIKTIFYEADGQLVAALVRGDRELNEVKLQNYLGCRHLVLADPEKVMAVTGAPVGYVGPVGLTGVPLYADLEIPYLVNAVAGANREGYHLVNVNPGRDFKAEAFADLRQVEAGEPCPHCGAPLSQARGIEVGQVFQLGTKYSQPLGATYTDEQGQEHPIVMGCYGIGVSRTMAAVVEQHHDEHGIIWPLSLAPYEVVVIPASLKDGGQQQVAEGLYKELLAAGVEVVFDDRDERAGMKFVEADLIGYPLRLTIGKKTLAQGTVDVRWRHAGQETALPREGLVPRLREMLAREMAKYR
- a CDS encoding PolC-type DNA polymerase III, whose amino-acid sequence is MTGRENLWQELLQQGAVRKVVVDRKSSKCYLSLCPPCSLESEDIAAYRQFLARQFPGFEFIFKVLQPSPPADLATFCREQKAAILEEVARRLGNGTSAWLAGARLEPGAGVLQLVVPVPLAMEALRSCRGDRVLQEVLQQHGYQVQVELVTDRDYQEELAAVSRQLQEQRLVRVREEAANRGKEDGPAKKEGGEKKGNCQQTTDNCFLLGKKITAPLRPLKEIQEEEKQVAVQGEVLEFTARQLKSGRWLVSFDLTDYTDSISVKAFADAGPLAENGLAIGEWVQVQGPVQYDRYSQELVIIADTIARGERPGRQDTAPDKRVELHLHTKMSAMDGVTEVAAVVKQAARWGHGAVAITDHGVLQAFPAAAEAGSKYGVKIIYGLEGYLFDQDDQPPDRQQTYHIILLVKNKQGLENLYRLVSRAHLDYFYRKPRLPRHLVQQYREGLLLGTACEAGELIRHYLAGVDADRLEEIASFYDFLEIQPLANNDFLIREGKLADRQALMDMNRQIIALGRKLHKPVVATGDVHFLNPEDAIYRQVLLAGQGYADEVQAPLYYRTTEEMLAEFSYLDAATARQVVITNPRLIADQVEELKPIPDEFYPPEIPGAEEELTRIVTTRAHDWYGNPLPELVQARLDKEMQSIIGHGFAVLYLIAHRLVLKSNEDGYLVGSRGSVGSSLVATLAGITEVNPLPPHYRCPACRYSEFVTDGSVNCGADLPAKDCPRCGTRLLKDGHDIPFEVFLGFKGDKVPDIDLNFSGEYQPRAHQYAEEIFGKDHVFRAGTIATLAERTAFGFVHKYLEERGLKARQAEINRLVKGITGVKRTTGQHPGGLMVVPRRVDIHLFTPLQRPADDTGSNTITTHFDYEAISHRLVKLDLLGHDDPTVIKMLEDLTGVNAREIPLDEPRTMSLFAGVEALGVRPEDIGAQVGTLGIPEFGTRFVRQMLEETRPRTFAELVRISGFSHGTDVWLNNAQELIKSGTAKLSEAISTRDDIMNYLMQHGVVADIAFRTMEDVRKGKGVKKEYEEAMRAAGVPEWFIQSCKKISYLFPKAHAVAYVTMAFRIAYFKVYYPEAFYASFFSIRADEFDADIVAAGLPRIQEEIATLEKKGNEATAREKNILTILEVAREMYCRGITMERIDLQRSAAYRFQVGKGRLLPPLAALPGVGQAAAEAIVRARQERPFTSLEDLQRRSRVSKTVIEALEKHGSLADLPASDQLVFFG